Proteins found in one Streptomyces sp. NBC_00461 genomic segment:
- a CDS encoding helix-turn-helix transcriptional regulator: protein MARQELAHYLRDRRAALRPHEIGLTETGTARRTPGLRREEVAELAHMSVDYYTRLEQARGPRPSARILDALARALRLTPAERSHLFRLAGSSAPPGTSAVRRVRPHVARMLDRLPETGAIVTDAAYHVVAWNPLARALLGADLGGGTTNLARRRFLGQGRTYESSSAEEFGHIVVARLRRAADRYPHDPHLAALLAELHAGSEEFRQIWETRPVHAPGHRTKTLNHPEAGALRLNCDVLLVPEDDQEVVLMTADPGSPAVRALRRLATQAT from the coding sequence ATGGCACGGCAGGAGCTGGCCCACTACCTGCGGGACCGCCGGGCGGCCCTGCGTCCGCACGAGATCGGCCTGACGGAGACGGGCACCGCCCGCCGCACACCGGGCCTGCGCCGCGAAGAGGTGGCGGAGCTCGCCCACATGTCGGTCGACTACTACACGCGGCTGGAGCAGGCCCGGGGACCGCGGCCGTCGGCCCGGATCCTGGACGCATTGGCCCGCGCGCTGCGGCTCACGCCGGCCGAGCGCAGCCACCTGTTCCGCCTGGCGGGTTCGAGCGCGCCGCCCGGCACCAGCGCCGTGCGGCGGGTGCGCCCGCACGTGGCCCGGATGCTGGACCGGCTGCCGGAGACCGGTGCCATCGTCACTGACGCGGCGTACCACGTCGTCGCCTGGAACCCCCTGGCCCGGGCACTGCTCGGCGCCGACCTCGGAGGCGGGACGACGAACCTGGCCCGACGCCGCTTCCTGGGCCAGGGGCGGACGTACGAGAGCTCCAGCGCCGAGGAATTCGGGCACATCGTGGTGGCGCGACTGCGCCGGGCCGCGGACCGCTACCCGCATGACCCGCACCTGGCCGCGCTGCTGGCCGAACTGCACGCCGGCAGTGAGGAGTTCCGGCAGATCTGGGAGACGCGTCCGGTCCACGCTCCCGGGCATCGCACCAAGACCCTGAACCATCCGGAGGCCGGTGCGCTGCGGTTGAACTGCGACGTCCTGCTCGTGCCCGAGGATGACCAGGAGGTTGTCCTGATGACGGCCGACCCAGGATCACCTGCCGTGCGGGCCCTGCGCAGGCTGGCCACGCAGGCGACCTGA
- a CDS encoding DUF6243 family protein translates to MTVSKNINNPVGMGGGQRKKLSRAERQNNGPHRNLDRQGAADQKAELVRKMREKAGAAEGAGQTSDDTAQS, encoded by the coding sequence GTGACCGTGAGCAAGAACATCAACAACCCCGTGGGCATGGGCGGCGGCCAGCGCAAGAAGCTGTCCCGCGCCGAACGGCAGAACAACGGTCCGCACCGCAACCTCGACCGCCAGGGTGCAGCCGACCAGAAGGCGGAGCTGGTGCGCAAGATGCGCGAGAAGGCAGGCGCAGCCGAGGGCGCCGGGCAGACGAGCGACGACACCGCACAGAGCTGA
- a CDS encoding SDR family oxidoreductase yields the protein MNERTALVTGANKGIGKHIARLLAAEGLTVYVGSRDPGRGQRAVEEIGAGARLLVLDVTDPDGIAQAAAQMDRLDVLVNNAGISPSLAPPTHTGVEEYRRTYETNVFGVVAVTNAFLPALRRSPRPRIVNISSGTASLTWSTNPNPQFTPGSGGGAAYRSSKAALNALTVLYAQTLAQDGFKVNALAPGLRATDLNPRAAAAGGDPAEAAQGALRLALLPDDGPTGGFFSWDGTPVPW from the coding sequence ATGAACGAACGCACAGCTCTGGTCACCGGTGCCAACAAGGGCATCGGCAAGCATATTGCCCGGCTGCTCGCCGCCGAGGGCCTCACCGTATACGTGGGCTCCCGCGACCCCGGGCGCGGGCAGCGGGCCGTCGAGGAGATCGGCGCCGGGGCCCGCCTGCTGGTCCTCGACGTGACAGATCCCGACGGCATCGCACAGGCCGCGGCTCAGATGGACCGCTTGGACGTGCTGGTCAACAACGCCGGCATCTCGCCGTCACTCGCCCCGCCGACCCACACCGGCGTCGAGGAGTACCGGCGCACATACGAGACCAATGTGTTCGGGGTAGTGGCGGTGACCAATGCCTTCCTGCCCGCCCTGCGCCGGTCCCCGCGCCCGCGCATCGTCAACATCTCCAGTGGCACCGCGTCGCTGACCTGGAGCACGAATCCCAACCCCCAGTTCACCCCGGGAAGCGGCGGCGGCGCCGCCTACCGGTCGTCCAAGGCCGCCCTCAACGCCCTCACCGTCCTCTACGCCCAGACGCTGGCCCAGGACGGCTTCAAGGTCAACGCGCTCGCCCCCGGCTTGCGGGCCACTGATCTCAACCCCCGGGCCGCCGCTGCCGGCGGCGACCCGGCCGAGGCCGCCCAAGGTGCCCTCCGCCTGGCCCTGCTGCCGGACGACGGCCCCACCGGTGGCTTCTTCTCCTGGGACGGAACCCCCGTGCCCTGGTGA
- a CDS encoding DinB family protein: MIDEFAKGTLHGRLRRDRKALLWKLDGLSEYDARRPLTVTGTNLLGLVKHVASVEARYLGEVFDRPSPEPLPRWQDHDGSDLWAAEDEARDQIIESYRRTWEHSDATIDELALDAPGHVPWWPEPYSNTNLFAILVHVLGETNRHAGHADILREGVDGRTGMRPEHEMQIDEDARTAYCAKIEQAARSAASVEA; the protein is encoded by the coding sequence ATGATCGATGAATTCGCGAAGGGCACCCTGCACGGGCGACTGCGGCGGGACCGCAAGGCGCTGCTCTGGAAGCTCGACGGCCTGTCCGAATACGACGCTCGCCGACCTTTGACAGTGACTGGGACCAACCTCCTCGGCCTGGTCAAACACGTGGCCAGCGTCGAGGCCAGGTACTTGGGCGAGGTCTTCGACCGGCCGTCCCCAGAACCGCTGCCCCGGTGGCAGGACCACGACGGCAGCGATCTATGGGCGGCTGAGGACGAGGCGCGCGATCAGATCATCGAGTCCTACCGGCGCACGTGGGAACACTCAGACGCGACGATCGACGAGCTTGCCCTCGATGCCCCGGGCCACGTGCCGTGGTGGCCGGAGCCTTATTCCAACACGAACCTGTTCGCCATCCTGGTCCACGTCCTCGGCGAGACCAACCGGCATGCCGGGCACGCCGACATCCTGCGCGAAGGCGTGGACGGCCGAACCGGGATGCGCCCCGAACACGAGATGCAGATCGATGAGGACGCCCGCACCGCCTACTGCGCGAAGATCGAGCAGGCCGCCAGATCGGCCGCATCAGTCGAGGCATAG